In the Verrucomicrobiia bacterium genome, GTGGAAGGGGAAGTCTCGCAGGCCATGATCTTCGGTTTTTCCGACACGCTGCTCAGCCTTTGGGGACGGCCCGGCGAGGACCAGCTCCTGCAAGTCATCGAGGCCTACGTCGATAAGCACGGATTCAGCCCAGCGGAACACATCCTCCGCTCTTACAACGTTTCCGGCGGCCTTCATTCCTACCTGATGTTCCTGAAATCCTGATTTTTCCGGATTCGTTTTCCGGCGTATAATGTTCTTCATGCCGATGGATAAAAACGCTGTTATTGACATGCTGGAGCGGATCGCGGTCCTGCTCGAGCTCCGCAATGAAAACGTCTTCAAGACCCGGGCCTTCCAGAATGCCGCGCGCGTGCTCGAAGGCTGTCCCAGCGATCTCGCCGCGCTCTGCGCGGAAAAAGAGCTCGAATCCCTGAAAGGCATCGGCAAAGGCCACATCGCGCGGATTGTGCGCGAATGCCACACGACCGGCAAATGCTCGGACTACGAAGAGCTTCGCAAAGGCTTCCCGGACGGCATCTTCGAAATGCTCCGCATCCCGGGCCTCGGAGCCAAGCGCGCTAAAATCCTCTACGACAAGCTCGGCATTGATTCCGTGAAGAAGCTGACCGAGGCCTGCAAAAAGGGAAAGCTGAAAGACCTGGACGGTTTCGGCGAAAAAACACAGACGAAGCTCCTGCAGGGCATCGAACGCCTCCGGCAAACCACCGGCCTTTTCCTCCACATCGATGCCGAAGAAGCCGCGGAAAATTTCGTGTCGTATCTGAAGAAAACTCCCGGCATCCGCAGGATCCAGGTCGCCGGCAGCCTGCGCCGCCGCAAAGAAATCGTGCGCGACATCGACATCCTCGTCGCCGCGGACAAGCCCGAGGCCGTGCACGCCGCCTTCGTCAAATACCCGGGCGTCCGGACTGTCGTCGCGCAGGGCACGACCAAAACCACGGTGACGCTGCGCATGGGCATCAACTGCGATCTGCGTACCGTCACCGAAAGCCAGTTCGCGGCCGCGCTTTATTATTTCACCGGCTCCAAAGAGCACAACGTGGCTGTGCGCACGCTGGCCAAGAAAAAGAAAATCAAGATCAACGAGTACGGCCTTTTCCGCGGTGAGAAACTGATCCCGTGCAAAGACGAAAGCGACATCTTCAAGGCCGTGGGCCTTTCGTACATTCCGCCGGAAGCGCGCGAAAACATGGGAGAAATCGAGCTCGCGGCCAAAGGAAAATTTCCCGGGCTCGTGGAAGAAAAAGACCTGCGCGGCGTTTTTCACGTGCATTCGGATTACAGCGACGGCGCCGCGCCGCTGCGCAAAATGATCGAAGCCGCCGAGCGCATGGGCCTGGAATACGTGGGCATCTCGGACCACAGCCGCTCGGCCGCCTATGCGGGCGGCCTGGAAGTCGAGCGCGTGTACAAGCAGTGGAAAGAAATCGACAAGCTGCAAAAAGATTTCAAGATCCGTATCTTCAAAGGCATCGAGTCGGACATCCTGCAGGACGGCAGCCTGGATTATCCGGAGGACGTGCTGAAGGGTTTCGATTTCGTGATCGGCTCCGTGCACAGCCGCTTCACCATGCCGGAAAAAGAAATGACCAACCGCATCGTCCGCGCCATGGAAAATAAATACCTCACCTGGGTCGGCCACATCACGGGGCGTCTCCTGCTGAAAAGGGTAGGCTACACCGTGGACATGGGCCGCATCTTCGAAGCCAGCCAAAAAACCGGCGCGTCCATCGAGTTAAACGCCGACCCCAAC is a window encoding:
- the polX gene encoding DNA polymerase/3'-5' exonuclease PolX, producing the protein MDKNAVIDMLERIAVLLELRNENVFKTRAFQNAARVLEGCPSDLAALCAEKELESLKGIGKGHIARIVRECHTTGKCSDYEELRKGFPDGIFEMLRIPGLGAKRAKILYDKLGIDSVKKLTEACKKGKLKDLDGFGEKTQTKLLQGIERLRQTTGLFLHIDAEEAAENFVSYLKKTPGIRRIQVAGSLRRRKEIVRDIDILVAADKPEAVHAAFVKYPGVRTVVAQGTTKTTVTLRMGINCDLRTVTESQFAAALYYFTGSKEHNVAVRTLAKKKKIKINEYGLFRGEKLIPCKDESDIFKAVGLSYIPPEARENMGEIELAAKGKFPGLVEEKDLRGVFHVHSDYSDGAAPLRKMIEAAERMGLEYVGISDHSRSAAYAGGLEVERVYKQWKEIDKLQKDFKIRIFKGIESDILQDGSLDYPEDVLKGFDFVIGSVHSRFTMPEKEMTNRIVRAMENKYLTWVGHITGRLLLKRVGYTVDMGRIFEASQKTGASIELNADPNRLDLDWRLCYHAREKGLRLGIHPDAHSVEGLKSIRYGVAMARKAWLQKKDVLNTLPLAQMEKYLKVRK